From Pleuronectes platessa chromosome 17, fPlePla1.1, whole genome shotgun sequence, one genomic window encodes:
- the unc93a gene encoding protein unc-93 homolog A yields the protein MISRNFKNVLVVSVGFLFLFTAYGGLQSLQSSLNAEDGMGVASLSVIYASIIVSSMFLPPIMIKNLGCKWTIVLGMFCYVSYSFGNLYPGWYTLIPTSVILGLGASPMWSAKCTYLSIAGNAQAAKDGEKGPDVINQYFGIFFFIFQSSAVWGNLMSSLIFGQDTDIANIPEEQLIFCGAADCGLNISSNSTTSRPAQELVWTLVGSYIGVGVVAILIVSVFLDNIDREQASEFRGSHEPFGRTFLATFRLLKDWRLVTLIPLTMYSGFEQSFLSGEYTKNYVTCALGIHYVGFVMMCFGATNSVCSFIFGRLARYTGRAALFFLAALTNFCCIIALLLWRPHPDELAVFFVFPALWGMSDAVWQTQTNALYGVLFSADKEAAFANYRMWESLGFVIAFAYSTFLCLETKLYILLAVLLLTAVTYPIVEYHAWKNPAPDAKEAFLTQEDKVICQTKV from the exons ATGATCAGCCGCAACTTCAAGAATGTGCTGGTGGTGTCCGTGGGGTTTCTGTTCCTGTTCACGGCGTACGGGGGCCTGCAGAGTTTACAG AGCAGTCTGAATGCGGAGGACGGGATGGGCGTGGCCTCTCTGAGCGTCATCTATGCCTCCATCAtcgtctcctccatgttcctGCCGCCAATCATGATCAAGAACCTGGGCTGTAAGTGGACCATCGTCCTCGGGATGTTCTGCTACGTCTCTTACTCCTTCGGAAACCTCTACCCAGGATG GTACACCCTCATCCCCACCTCTGTGATCCTGGGTTTGGGGGCCTCCCCCATGTGGTCGGCCAAATGCACGTACCTGTCCATCGCCGGGAACGCTCAGGCCGCCAAGGACGGAGAGAAGGGCCCCGACGTCATCAACCAATACTTCggcatcttcttcttcatcttccagTCGTCGGCCGTGTGGGGAAACCTCATGTCGTCGCTCATCTTCGGACAGGACACGGACATCG CGAACATCCCAGAGGAGCAGCTGATTTTCTGCGGAGCGGCCGACTGTGGCCTCAACATCAGCTCCAACAGCACCACCTCCAGGCCGGCTCAGGAACTGGTGTGGACGCTCGTCGGGAGCTACATCG GTGTGGGTGTTGTGGCCATCCTCATCGTGTCAGTGTTCCTGGACAACATCGACCGGGAGCAGGCCAGCGAGTTCCGCGGCAGCCACGAGCCGTTCGGTCGAACCTTCCTGGCCACGTTCCGGCTGCTGAAGGACTGGAGGCTGGTGACGCTCATCCCTCTCACCATGTACAGCGGCTTCGAGCAGAGCTTCCTGTCGGGGGAGTACAccaag aaCTACGTGACGTGCGCTCTGGGGATCCACTACGTCGGCTTCGTGATGATGTGCTTCGGAGCCACCAACTCCGTGTGCTCCTTCATCTTCGGCCGACTGGCTCGGTACACGGGCAGAGCCGCCCTCTTCTTCCTCG CCGCTCTGACCAACTTCTGCTGCATCATCGCCCTGCTGCTGTGGAGGCCGCATCCGGACGAGCTGGCCGTGTTCTTTGTGTTTCCCGCTCTGTGGGGAATGTCCGACGCCGTCTGGCAAACTCAGACCAACG CGCTCTACGGCGTCCTCTTCTCCGCCGACAAAGAGGCGGCGTTCGCCAACTACCGCATGTGGGAGTCCCTGGGCTTCGTCATCGCCTTCGCCTACAGCACCTTCCTGTGTCTGGAGACCAAACTGTACATCCTGCTGGCCGTCCTGCTGCTGACCGCCGTCACCTACCCCATCGTGGAGTACCACGCCTGGAAGAACCCCGCGCCGGACGCCAAGGAGGCCTTCTTGACACAAGAGGACAAAGTCATCTGTCAGACAAAGGTCTAG